A genomic region of Trichothermofontia sichuanensis B231 contains the following coding sequences:
- the treS gene encoding maltose alpha-D-glucosyltransferase — MQHQALSDDPLWFKDAVIYEVPVRAFSDSDGDGVGDFRGLTERLDYLRDLGITAVWILPFFPSPLKDDGYDIADYTNVHPLYGTLEDFQTFLDAAHDRGIRVIIELIVNHTSDQHPWFQRARRAPAGSSERDFYVWSDTPQKYAEARIIFKDFETSNWAWDPIAQAYYWHRFYSHQPDLNYNHPELKSAIFEVVDFWLGMGVDGLRLDAVPYLYERENTNCENLPETHAFLKRLRQHIDTHFRNRMLLAEANQWPEDAAAYYGQGDECHMNFHFPLMPRLFMALHMEDSFPIIDILQQTPHIPDNCQWALFLRNHDELTLEMVSDEDRDYMYRVYAADPQARINLGIRRRLAPLMGNNRRRIELMNSLLLSLPGTPVLYYGDEIGMGDNIYLGDRNGVRTPMQWSSDRNAGFSRGNPQRLYAPPIVDPEYHYESVNVEAQRANPNSLWWWMKRILAIRARYRAFGRGTFEFLYPENRKVIAFTRTYGTEHILVVANLSRFVQTVELDLSAFNGMVPVEIFGRTKFPPITESPYFLSLGPHSFYWFTLQLQDSPIQTPRPVAQVPTLTVTRSWESVFSQAEAKAALQSLLPAYLLTCYWFNGKSRVIQAVQIQDVIPCSPVHPHPKTGENRGLSAPTAEPTPPLYYLTLIQVDYTEGSAEFYVLPLAYEPRGKEEPMAIPHEHAIAQLQVQGTEDRGILFDAFEAPGFLAFPWQAIAQSQRYSGAQGEVVAVPINGVFEQLRATATTTDPHLYKGAQTDSAIVYGDCMFFKLFRKVEPGINPEVEMGTFLTQRSLATHAALPEHLSPVAGFLEYRSKGSEPIALGILQRYIPDTRDAWAYTLDVLRDYFEQVMVQAEAVSEVLLPMAPLLQTLMEPIPTRAYELLGAYLGAAELLGQRTAELHLMLASDAENSSFAPEAFTSFYQRSIYQYMRNLAGQTLLTLKKQLPYLPPELQPLAQSVLNRRDQLMGRFGAVLNQPIQATRIRCHGDYHLGQVLYTGKDFVIVDFEGERSRPLNERRMKRSPLRDIAGMLQSFSFVVQTALRQEVESGIIRPDRLPLMEQWAQFWYSWTSVAFLNAYLSLTGEASFIAKTQQELQVLLDAYLLEKAVHELGYALGSKPQWIEISLHRILQLLDSFG; from the coding sequence ATGCAACATCAAGCGTTAAGTGATGATCCACTGTGGTTTAAGGATGCCGTGATCTACGAAGTTCCTGTGCGTGCCTTTAGCGACAGTGATGGCGACGGGGTCGGTGACTTTCGAGGTCTCACGGAACGCTTAGACTATTTACGCGATTTGGGCATCACAGCCGTCTGGATTCTACCGTTTTTCCCCTCCCCACTCAAGGATGATGGCTACGATATCGCCGATTACACCAACGTCCATCCTCTCTACGGTACCCTAGAGGATTTTCAAACCTTCCTGGATGCAGCCCACGATCGCGGTATTCGGGTCATTATTGAACTCATTGTTAACCACACTTCGGATCAACATCCGTGGTTTCAGCGTGCCCGGCGTGCCCCCGCCGGTAGCTCGGAGCGGGATTTTTATGTCTGGAGTGATACCCCCCAGAAGTATGCAGAGGCCCGGATTATCTTCAAGGATTTTGAGACCTCCAACTGGGCCTGGGACCCGATCGCCCAAGCCTACTACTGGCATCGGTTTTATTCCCATCAACCGGATCTGAACTACAACCACCCGGAACTAAAATCGGCTATCTTCGAGGTCGTTGATTTCTGGCTTGGCATGGGGGTGGATGGGCTACGGCTGGATGCGGTTCCCTACCTCTATGAACGGGAAAATACAAACTGCGAAAATTTACCGGAAACCCACGCCTTTCTCAAGCGTCTGCGGCAGCATATTGACACCCACTTCCGTAATCGAATGTTGCTGGCGGAGGCCAACCAGTGGCCAGAGGATGCAGCGGCTTATTACGGCCAGGGGGATGAATGTCACATGAATTTTCATTTTCCCCTGATGCCTCGCCTGTTCATGGCGTTGCACATGGAGGATAGTTTTCCCATTATTGATATTCTCCAACAAACCCCCCATATTCCTGATAACTGCCAGTGGGCCTTGTTCCTGCGCAACCATGATGAATTGACCCTGGAAATGGTGAGCGATGAGGACCGGGATTATATGTATCGTGTCTACGCAGCAGACCCCCAGGCCCGGATTAACCTGGGTATTCGCCGCCGACTCGCGCCATTGATGGGTAATAATCGGCGACGGATTGAATTAATGAATAGCCTGCTGCTTTCCCTACCCGGTACCCCTGTGCTGTACTACGGCGATGAAATTGGCATGGGCGATAATATCTACCTGGGTGATCGCAATGGGGTGCGCACACCAATGCAGTGGAGCAGCGATCGCAATGCCGGGTTCAGCCGCGGTAATCCCCAACGGTTATATGCCCCGCCGATCGTCGATCCGGAATACCACTACGAATCGGTGAATGTGGAAGCCCAGCGGGCTAATCCTAATTCCCTGTGGTGGTGGATGAAGCGCATCCTGGCGATTCGTGCCCGCTACCGTGCCTTTGGCCGGGGGACCTTTGAATTTCTGTATCCGGAAAATCGCAAAGTCATAGCCTTTACCCGCACCTACGGCACCGAACATATTCTAGTTGTGGCCAACCTCTCGCGGTTTGTGCAGACCGTCGAGTTAGACTTATCTGCCTTTAATGGCATGGTGCCGGTAGAAATTTTTGGCCGCACTAAATTTCCACCCATTACCGAATCCCCCTATTTCCTCAGCCTGGGACCCCATTCCTTCTACTGGTTTACCCTGCAACTCCAGGATAGTCCCATCCAGACGCCCCGCCCCGTTGCCCAGGTGCCGACCCTGACGGTGACGCGAAGCTGGGAAAGTGTCTTTTCCCAAGCCGAGGCAAAGGCAGCCTTACAAAGCTTATTACCTGCCTATCTACTCACCTGCTATTGGTTTAATGGCAAGTCGCGGGTCATCCAGGCGGTGCAAATCCAGGATGTGATTCCCTGTAGCCCCGTTCACCCGCATCCCAAAACCGGGGAAAACCGGGGCCTATCCGCCCCCACGGCTGAGCCGACCCCACCGCTCTACTACCTCACTTTGATTCAGGTGGACTATACCGAAGGCAGTGCCGAGTTTTATGTCCTGCCCCTGGCCTATGAACCCCGTGGCAAGGAGGAGCCAATGGCTATCCCCCACGAACACGCGATCGCCCAACTTCAGGTGCAGGGCACGGAAGACCGGGGGATTCTCTTTGATGCCTTTGAGGCCCCTGGTTTCCTCGCCTTTCCCTGGCAGGCGATCGCCCAGAGTCAGCGCTATAGCGGCGCTCAGGGCGAGGTAGTCGCAGTGCCGATTAATGGGGTCTTTGAGCAATTGCGGGCCACGGCAACCACGACCGATCCCCATCTCTACAAAGGTGCCCAGACCGACTCGGCGATCGTCTATGGCGATTGTATGTTCTTTAAGCTCTTCCGCAAGGTGGAACCGGGCATCAATCCGGAGGTGGAAATGGGGACGTTCCTCACGCAGCGAAGTCTAGCAACCCATGCCGCCCTGCCGGAACACCTATCCCCCGTAGCTGGTTTCCTCGAATACCGCAGCAAAGGGAGCGAGCCGATCGCCCTAGGCATTTTGCAACGCTATATCCCCGATACCCGTGATGCCTGGGCCTACACCCTGGATGTCCTGCGGGATTATTTTGAACAGGTGATGGTGCAGGCAGAGGCGGTGAGTGAAGTCCTGCTGCCAATGGCTCCCCTCCTCCAAACCCTGATGGAGCCAATCCCTACCCGTGCCTATGAACTCCTAGGGGCCTACTTGGGGGCCGCAGAACTGCTGGGGCAACGGACTGCCGAATTGCACCTGATGCTGGCGTCGGATGCGGAGAATTCTAGCTTTGCCCCGGAGGCGTTTACGTCGTTCTATCAGCGATCGATTTACCAATACATGCGCAATCTGGCGGGGCAAACGCTACTTACCTTGAAGAAGCAACTACCCTACCTGCCACCCGAGTTACAACCACTGGCCCAAAGCGTCCTAAACCGTCGAGATCAATTGATGGGGCGCTTTGGTGCGGTACTGAACCAGCCGATCCAGGCCACCCGCATTCGTTGCCACGGGGATTATCACCTGGGTCAGGTACTCTATACGGGCAAAGATTTTGTCATTGTCGATTTTGAAGGGGAACGCAGCCGTCCGCTCAATGAACGCCGGATGAAGCGATCGCCGCTACGGGACATTGCCGGGATGCTGCAATCCTTCAGTTTTGTGGTGCAAACCGCCCTACGCCAGGAGGTTGAAAGTGGGATTATCCGTCCTGACCGGTTACCATTGATGGAGCAGTGGGCACAGTTCTGGTATAGCTGGACCAGTGTGGCCTTTCTTAATGCCTATTTAAGCTTGACCGGCGAAGCGTCATTTATCGCGAAAACCCAACAGGAGTTACAGGTGCTTTTGGATGCCTATTTGCTAGAAAAGGCCGTGCATGAGTTGGGCTATGCCCTGGGCAGTAAACCCCAATGGATTGAGATTTCACTACACCGAATTCTGCAACTGCTGGATTCATTCGGTTAG
- a CDS encoding recombinase family protein, with translation MALSPPVSVVAYVYQDPLLEPDVTPIAWGQPLDRIYWDRGDRTQLAQLLQDCHTGSITLLVLRRLKDLGDTVTAISECCWQLHQLGVQICSLAAVPPNGVPTGVPLSPAEVLRSLAADPPQVHGQAIQRGHARNRLQAIPPPGKAPYGYRRRKDRYVVDRATAPVVKDFFEQFLLYGSLRRAVRYLQQKYGKRIAVSTGRRWLTHPVYRGDLAYRQGEIIPDTHPALLSREEAAQVDRLLRRNRRLPPRTASAPRSLAGLVFCGECQCPFRTVQVTAPRRAQTYVYLRPAACPHRPHCPSLRYEQVLEKTIAAVCQELPVAVAGLSNAGLEQMRQQLTTAQSQKQAILAQLPSLVMQGILDEETAALRAYKVRNELATLQMQQAQLPPPNLTTIAQTVSLPQFWLDLSEVERRFYLREFIQQIQIIRSNHVLSDRLSSEAWQIRLVFIF, from the coding sequence GTGGCGCTTTCCCCTCCTGTCTCTGTTGTTGCCTATGTTTATCAAGATCCCTTGCTGGAGCCAGACGTTACACCGATCGCCTGGGGACAACCGCTTGATCGCATCTATTGGGATCGGGGCGATCGTACTCAACTAGCGCAGTTATTACAGGACTGCCATACGGGAAGCATTACTCTGTTAGTGTTGCGTCGCCTTAAGGATTTGGGGGATACCGTGACTGCGATTAGTGAGTGTTGTTGGCAACTCCACCAGCTGGGGGTGCAAATCTGTTCGCTGGCCGCCGTTCCACCCAATGGTGTACCCACAGGGGTTCCCCTGAGTCCCGCCGAGGTGTTGCGATCCCTTGCCGCCGATCCTCCCCAAGTTCATGGCCAAGCCATCCAACGGGGTCATGCCCGCAATCGGCTCCAGGCAATTCCCCCCCCTGGGAAAGCCCCCTACGGTTATCGCCGGAGGAAGGACCGTTACGTAGTTGATCGGGCGACAGCACCCGTGGTCAAGGACTTTTTTGAGCAGTTTTTGCTCTACGGTTCTCTACGCCGAGCAGTACGATATCTCCAGCAAAAATATGGCAAGCGCATTGCCGTTTCCACAGGCCGACGTTGGCTCACCCATCCTGTCTACCGAGGTGATCTCGCCTATCGTCAAGGCGAAATTATCCCAGACACCCATCCCGCTTTGCTCTCGCGGGAGGAGGCAGCCCAAGTCGATCGCCTGTTGCGTCGCAACCGTCGCCTTCCCCCCCGCACGGCCAGTGCGCCGCGATCGCTGGCAGGGTTAGTCTTCTGCGGGGAGTGCCAGTGCCCATTCCGCACTGTACAGGTAACTGCCCCGCGACGGGCGCAGACATACGTATACCTCCGGCCAGCGGCCTGTCCCCATCGTCCCCACTGTCCTAGCTTGCGTTATGAACAGGTATTGGAAAAGACGATCGCAGCGGTTTGTCAAGAGTTACCGGTCGCGGTAGCGGGTTTAAGTAATGCCGGCCTGGAGCAAATGCGACAGCAGTTAACCACAGCCCAATCCCAGAAGCAGGCTATTTTGGCTCAACTGCCTAGCCTGGTTATGCAGGGAATTTTGGATGAGGAAACCGCTGCTCTTCGGGCCTATAAAGTCCGTAATGAATTGGCTACCTTACAAATGCAGCAAGCTCAGTTGCCGCCTCCTAATTTAACCACGATCGCCCAGACCGTTTCTTTGCCCCAATTCTGGTTGGATTTGTCAGAAGTGGAACGTCGGTTTTATCTACGGGAGTTTATTCAGCAGATCCAAATTATTCGTTCCAATCATGTCTTGTCAGATCGTTTATCCTCTGAAGCCTGGCAAATACGCCTAGTATTTATTTTTTAG
- the malQ gene encoding 4-alpha-glucanotransferase, giving the protein MLHNFFQRLRGSDKATAPQGNSSDPAAPTSSPRSSAPTAQARAQQTKRQYQGMTFPRSSGVLLHPTCLPSAHGIGDLGGGAYEFVNFLERSGQRLWQILPLGPTGYEHSPYIMNFSTFAGNPLLISLEQLADAGLLRHDELAPIAANPDLPADRIDFDRVIAHKTPYLERAFHTFEQRLAAQADPDFEQFCQTQAYWLDDYALFMALLDAQPGTTWNQWEPAIARRNPKALAQQRELHRDRIRYHQFLQFQFFRQWANLRAYANQRNIKIIGDISIYVCYNSADVWQQPDIFELDSKTLEPKYIAGVPPDYFSETGQLWGNPVYNWNRLKATRFDWWLKRFEATLQYVDWVRIDHFRGFEAFWRVPAGEKTAIKGKWIPAPGEEFFAALYDRFGQLPVLAEDLGVITPPVEALRDQFGLPGMRILLFAFGGGSDNPYLPHNYVRNCLVYTGTHDNDTTVGWWQEKATPTEKQFVADYLGYRSPDEIHEIHWDLIRTALSSIADLAIIPLQDLLGLDNRARTNDPSVNEGNWRWRYLDSGVLHPGLSERLLELTRTFGRCR; this is encoded by the coding sequence ATGTTGCATAACTTCTTCCAACGCCTACGCGGCTCTGACAAAGCAACTGCCCCCCAGGGTAACAGTTCTGATCCGGCTGCACCAACCTCGTCCCCCCGTTCGTCGGCCCCAACGGCGCAAGCCCGCGCTCAGCAGACCAAGCGGCAGTACCAGGGCATGACTTTTCCCCGCAGTAGTGGGGTGTTGTTGCACCCGACCTGTTTGCCCAGTGCCCACGGGATTGGGGATTTGGGGGGCGGAGCCTACGAGTTTGTCAATTTCCTGGAACGCAGCGGTCAGAGGCTCTGGCAGATTTTGCCCCTGGGACCAACGGGCTATGAGCATTCGCCCTACATTATGAATTTCAGCACCTTTGCCGGTAACCCGTTGCTGATCTCCCTGGAGCAGTTGGCCGATGCGGGCCTGTTACGCCACGATGAACTGGCCCCGATCGCGGCGAATCCGGACCTGCCTGCCGATCGCATTGACTTCGATCGCGTCATTGCCCACAAAACCCCCTACTTGGAGCGGGCCTTTCACACCTTTGAGCAACGGCTAGCGGCACAGGCTGATCCTGACTTTGAGCAATTCTGCCAAACCCAAGCCTACTGGCTGGACGACTATGCCCTATTCATGGCGCTGCTGGATGCCCAACCGGGCACGACCTGGAATCAGTGGGAACCGGCGATCGCCCGTCGTAATCCTAAGGCACTGGCCCAACAGCGAGAGCTTCACCGCGATCGCATTCGCTATCACCAATTCCTGCAATTTCAATTTTTCCGGCAGTGGGCCAACCTGCGGGCCTATGCCAATCAGCGTAATATCAAAATCATTGGCGATATTTCCATCTATGTGTGCTACAACAGCGCCGACGTGTGGCAACAGCCGGATATTTTTGAACTGGACAGCAAAACCCTGGAACCGAAATATATTGCGGGTGTGCCACCGGATTACTTCAGTGAAACGGGGCAGTTGTGGGGCAATCCGGTTTATAACTGGAATCGCTTAAAAGCCACCCGCTTTGATTGGTGGCTCAAGCGGTTTGAAGCAACCCTGCAATATGTGGATTGGGTCCGCATCGATCATTTCCGGGGCTTTGAAGCCTTCTGGCGAGTCCCAGCGGGCGAGAAGACAGCAATTAAGGGAAAATGGATTCCAGCCCCGGGGGAAGAATTTTTTGCGGCACTCTACGATCGCTTTGGCCAACTACCGGTCCTTGCCGAAGATTTGGGGGTCATTACCCCACCGGTAGAAGCCCTGCGGGATCAGTTTGGCCTGCCGGGAATGCGTATTCTTCTGTTTGCCTTTGGCGGGGGTAGCGATAACCCCTATCTGCCTCATAATTATGTGCGCAATTGCCTAGTGTATACGGGCACCCATGATAACGACACCACCGTGGGTTGGTGGCAAGAGAAGGCAACCCCAACCGAGAAGCAATTCGTTGCCGATTATCTGGGCTATCGTTCCCCCGATGAGATTCATGAGATTCATTGGGATTTAATCCGCACAGCTTTAAGCTCGATCGCGGATCTGGCGATTATCCCCCTGCAAGACCTGTTGGGTTTGGATAATCGGGCACGCACGAATGATCCTAGTGTGAACGAGGGCAACTGGCGCTGGCGCTATCTCGATTCCGGAGTGTTGCACCCCGGGCTAAGCGAGCGGCTATTGGAACTGACCCGCACCTTTGGGCGGTGTCGTTGA
- the aqpZ gene encoding aquaporin Z has translation MTLTKRCVAEFIGTFWLVFGGCGSAVFAAAFPDANNAIGIGLAGVSLAFGLTVLTMAFAIGHISGCHLNPAVSIGLWAGKRFPKFELVPYIGAQVFGAILAAAIIFLIASGNPDFALTGSNPLATNGYGEHSPGGYSLLSGFVAEVVLTFIFLIVIMGATDRRAPAGFAPIAIGLALTLIHLIGIPVTNVSVNPARSTGPALFVGGWAIAQLWLFWVAPILGGAIAGFFYSRFFEAGSEIPREAPLES, from the coding sequence ATGACGTTGACAAAGCGGTGTGTTGCGGAGTTTATTGGCACATTTTGGTTGGTGTTTGGTGGTTGCGGTAGTGCGGTTTTTGCCGCCGCTTTCCCCGATGCCAATAATGCGATCGGGATTGGGTTAGCCGGGGTTTCCCTTGCCTTTGGTCTTACTGTGTTAACAATGGCCTTTGCGATCGGGCATATTTCTGGTTGCCATCTGAACCCAGCAGTTTCGATTGGGCTGTGGGCTGGCAAACGGTTCCCCAAATTTGAGTTAGTGCCCTACATCGGGGCGCAGGTCTTTGGCGCAATTCTCGCTGCGGCCATTATTTTTCTCATTGCTTCGGGTAATCCGGATTTTGCCCTCACGGGTTCTAATCCCTTGGCCACCAATGGCTATGGGGAACATTCGCCGGGGGGGTATTCCCTCCTATCGGGTTTCGTAGCGGAGGTGGTGTTAACCTTTATCTTCTTAATTGTGATTATGGGTGCGACCGATCGCCGTGCCCCGGCGGGTTTTGCGCCGATCGCCATTGGCTTGGCCCTGACCCTGATTCACCTCATTGGCATCCCCGTCACGAACGTCTCGGTTAATCCGGCCCGGAGTACGGGGCCTGCCCTGTTTGTCGGGGGATGGGCGATCGCGCAGTTGTGGTTATTCTGGGTGGCTCCGATTTTAGGCGGGGCGATCGCGGGATTCTTCTACTCGCGTTTCTTTGAAGCGGGTAGTGAGATACCCCGTGAAGCACCCCTAGAATCGTGA
- a CDS encoding response regulator has product MIIMLDVLIVEDEAIVAWGIQTILEKQGYRVIGIVASGEEAIQQAITAQPAVVVMDIHIPGAIDGIEAARTIQHQLEIPVVFVTAHTDEITVDRAMTISPFGYIVKPFLPEQLQTAVDLAITRYRSMKQLEQEMQALERLLHDPVAYEGNK; this is encoded by the coding sequence ATGATCATCATGCTGGATGTGCTGATTGTCGAAGATGAAGCGATCGTCGCTTGGGGTATCCAAACAATCCTGGAAAAACAGGGTTATCGCGTGATTGGCATCGTCGCTTCCGGTGAGGAAGCTATTCAACAGGCGATTACCGCCCAACCGGCTGTGGTTGTCATGGACATTCATATCCCTGGGGCGATCGATGGCATTGAAGCCGCCCGTACAATTCAGCACCAGTTAGAGATTCCAGTAGTCTTCGTAACGGCCCACACGGATGAGATTACGGTCGATCGGGCAATGACGATCAGCCCCTTTGGGTACATCGTGAAACCCTTCTTACCAGAACAATTGCAAACAGCCGTTGATCTGGCCATAACGCGCTATCGGAGTATGAAACAGCTTGAACAGGAGATGCAAGCATTGGAACGCTTGCTGCATGATCCAGTGGCATACGAGGGCAATAAGTAG